CTGATGAAATAGTCCTTCGGAATTTCACGGGACAGGTCCTGATGAAATAGAAAATTGAGACTCGACTTCAGAGGAGCTTTCGCGAAACTGGAGTTGAGAATCATTCCCTGAAGTCCAGTCAAACCTGAACTCCAGTGAATAGATATCAGCCCCGATGAAAGTCGGGGCTTTTTCTTTCATTACTTCCCGAAACTTGTTTTTGGGAGAACTTGTTCCTGCTGACAAGTTCGTACAGACCAAGAAAATGATCCTGATGAAATAGTCCTTCGGAATTTCACAGGACAGGTCCTGATGAAATAGAAGTGTAAAAACCTTGCGGATGGTCATTTGACCTCCGCAATGGTTTTTTTATTCAACCATTCGCAAGGTCTCATAAATTCGACTATTACGAAGATTTCATTTACGGCTTTCGCTTTAACTTCGGAATGTACGCAGTTCTTCCGAATGTTGAAGAAGAAAAAGGATTCAAGAAATTCTGATTCTTAGATCTTAAATCTTCAATCGTAAATAACCCCTCTGCCTGCCGGCATCTCCCCTTAACAAGGGAGAAATAAGGAATCTGATAATTAAATAAATCTTAAATCGTAAATAACCCCTCTGCCTGCCGGCATCTCCCCTTAACAAGGGAGAAATAAGGAATCTGATAATTAAATAAATCTTCAATCGTAAATCTTAAATCGTAAATCTAAAATCATAAATCATAAATCTTAAATCTTAAATCGTAAATCTTAAATCTAAAACCCCTCTTCGAAACTTCGTTTCTCTTCTCCCCTTAACAAGGGGAGCTTTTTCAATCTTAAATCGTAATTCTAAAGTATCAACATTCCGATGATCCCGAAAGCCTTCGGGAACAATCGGAAGTTTTTTTAGTAAAAAAAATGTTGCCACAAATAACAGGCTATTTTGTATTATCAATGACCAATCTAAAACTAGCTTATTTCAACCTAACCATCTACAAAAATATTGTCTCGATACTGACACACAATTTTCTAAAAAAAAATAAAAAAACTTGCCAAATCTGGGACAACCGCTTCTTTGAGTTTTGAATATTGAGAGGTGTAGTGTGCATGAAGAAAGAATAATGATCGTTGAAGATGAAATGATTATAGCACAAGATATTAGAAAGATCGTGCAGATTTGTGGTTATGAAGTTTGTTGTATGGCACGTTCCGGAGAAGATGCCATCCAAAAAGCTAATAATTTCAAACCTGATCTGGTTCTGATGGATATTATGTTGGAAAGCAAAATGACAGGACTGGAAGCAGCTCATACAATTTATCGAAACTTGAATATTCCATTCGTTTTCGTGTCTGCTTATGCTGATGATATAACACTGCAAAAAGCTATTAAAACAGAACCCTATGGTTATATAGTTAAACCTTTTGAAGAAAAAGAATTGAAGGTAATTTTAGAACTTGCTCTTTATAAGTTCAAAATGGAAAGTAAACTGAAGAAAAGCCAGAAAAAATATCTTCATATTTTTGAAAACATCCAGGATATTTATTGCGAGTTTGATCTCGACATGAAGATTTTAGAAGTAAGTCCTTCCATTAAAGATTATACTGGATGGACAAGGAAAGAATTGATCGGTAAAGAAGTATCTGAGTTATTTTATGATAATGGGCAGATAAATTTACTGAAAGAGGAAATAAAAAATAATGGCTTTTTAAATGATTTTGAAATTGAATTAAACAGCAAAAATAATAAAAAAATAATTGGCTCAATTCAGGGGAAGATTGTATCGGAAAATGCTGGTGATGAAGAAAAAATGGTATTTGCCATAAGAGATATTACAAAACAAAAAGAAATGGAAAAGCAGATAATGCGAACCGAGAGATTAGCTGGTGTGGGTCAATTAGCTGCTGGGATAGCTCATGAAATCAGAAATCCGCTTGGCAACATCAGTTCCGCAATCCAATTCTGCCTGGAAAAATATCAGCCCAAAGAACCCTTAAATCAATATTTGCAAATAGTCTTAAGGAATTCTGAAAGTGCCAATCAAATTATTAAAGAGCTTCTTGAATTTGCAAATCCCAGAGACATAAAATTTCAGCATGAAGATATTAAAGAGATATTGGACAAAACGGTTGGATTGACACAAACCCGTTGTGAAGAAAAAAAAATAAAAGTAATAAAAGATTACGATAAGAAAATAGATAAAATTGCAGTAGATGAAAAATGGATACAACAATGTTTTGTGAACTTCATTCTTAATGCAATTGATGCTGTAAAAAAAGAGGGTGAAATACAAATATCTTTAGAAGATTATAATGATCATATCATCATTGAATTTAAAGATAATGGAAAGGGAATATCTCAGGAAAACCTGAAAAAAATATTCGATCCTTTCTTTACTACGAAATCTGACGGAACAGGTCTTGGCTTGGCAATGGCTCTTCAGATAATTCTAGCTCATAGTGGAAATGTAGATTTTGAAAGCGAGGAAGGCGTGGGAACCAAAGTAATGGTAAAGTTACTTAAAAAAGCCAGATAATTATTTTAACAGGAGATATGATGAATAAAATTCTAATCATAGATGATAACCAGGATATGACTTTTTTATTGAGTAATATTTTGAAAGATAAAGGTTATAAAGTTTATGTAGCTGGAAATGGTTTACAAGGTTATCAGAAAGCAAAAAGAAATAATCCAGACCTTGTTTTACTTGATATGAGACTTCCAGAAATGAATGGTATTGAAGTTCTAGAAAAATTAATGAAACTTCCCAAAGAAATGCAGGTTATCATGATAACTGCTTATGCAGATCTAAATGATGCTGTGAAAGCTATGAAGTTGGGAGCTTACGATTACGTAACCAAACCTTTTAATAATGATGAATTACTTCTGACTATAGATAATGCATTAAGAACAATAAATTTGAGCCAGGAAGTAAAAGACCTGAAGAAGAAATTGGGGCAGAAAACTGTAAGTGTAAAAGAAATCGGTGATAGTTCTGCTATCCAAAATGTATTTAAACAGGTGGATTTGATAGCGAAAACAAATATGAGCATTATTTTGCAGGGGAAAAGTGGAAGCGGTAAAGAAGTATTTGCAAACCTAATTCATCAACGCAGTCCAAGAAGCGGTGAATCTTTTGTAGCTGTAGATTGTGGAGCCATTCCGGCTAACTTGTTGGAAAGTGAGTTTTTTGGACACGAACGAGGTGCTTTTACGGGTGCATATTCCACCAAATCAGGCAAATTTGAAGAAAGTGATGGTGGAACTTTACTGCTGGATGAAATCACAAATCTTCCTCTGGATGGACAAGCTAAATTATTACGTGCTATTGAAACTAAACAAGTACGACATCTGGGAGGTCGGAACACCATCGATTTTGATGTTCGTCTTATTGCTACGACCAATAAAAACATTAAGAACGAAGTTATAAAAGGCAATTTCAGGGAAGATCTATATCATCGCTTAAATGAATTTACAATTACTCTTCCTACACTGCAGGAAAGAAGAGATGATATTCAAACTCTGGCAGAAGTTTTTTTGACAGAAGCAAATGAAGAACTGGAAAAGAAAGTTAAAGGATTCACAAAAGAAGCTATGAAACAAATGTTGAATCACGAATGGCCTGGAAATGTTCGGGAATTAAAATTTACGATCAAAAGAGCTGCACTACTAACCAATAAAGATTATATTGAACCATATCATTTATCATTTGCCTTGAATTATAAATTTGATTCAAATACAAATTCATTATTATTAGAAAATGGTCTAACATTTGATGAACTTGTAGAAGATTATGAAAGAAAGATCCTGGAAAACACTCTAAATAAAACTGAGAGAAACAAAACTAAAACAGCAAAGATGTTGGGACTGAATCGAAAAACTTTGTATAGGAAATTAAAAGCGCTTGATATTGAATTGTAAAATTATTTGAAAATTGTTTGGATTTTGAGTCATATCTAAGAATAATGTGTCCTAATTGACTCAGAAATTTGCATAAAAATTGATTTAGCATTCTTTGATTTAATTTAATTTTAAAAAATATAAAGACGTAACTTACTATATAATAGTGTAATATAAATTTAATTACTATTTCTTTCACTTAATCATTGAGTTTGGCACATAGAATGCAATCTACTTTTTGGGGAGTTAAAGATGAGTGAATTAAAAAAAATAATGGTCGTAGAGGATAATTCTGACATGCAGTTGATGCTAAAAGATATTCTGAGTGATGCCGGATTCATGATAGATCTGGCAAAATGTGGTGAAGAAGCAATTTGTTTAGCAGAAAGAAATAAATATGATGTTGTTCTTTTGGATAAAAGACTTCCTGATATTGATGGGTTTATAGTATTTAACAGAATTAAACAACTTGATCCAAAAATAAATGTTGTTATTTTAACGGCTTATGGAGATAAATTTATCGAAAAATCTTCTAAGCAAATGGGGGCATTTGGCTATAAAACTAAACCTTTTGTAAATAGCGAACTTATAGACATTGTTCAGCAGGCTGCAAATCATTAAGTTCAATTACTGCTTTTCGTTTTGCTCCTTTTGTATCATATGAAAAGCCATCTTAACAGCGGCGCGAACATCTTTTTCCCGCACTGGTTTTACCAGGTATCCGTATGGATCAGAATCAATCGCTCCTTCCAGAGTTTCTTCATCTGCATAAGCAGTAAGGAATAGGATTGCGGTACCAAAT
Above is a genomic segment from Candidatus Cloacimonadota bacterium containing:
- a CDS encoding response regulator codes for the protein MHEERIMIVEDEMIIAQDIRKIVQICGYEVCCMARSGEDAIQKANNFKPDLVLMDIMLESKMTGLEAAHTIYRNLNIPFVFVSAYADDITLQKAIKTEPYGYIVKPFEEKELKVILELALYKFKMESKLKKSQKKYLHIFENIQDIYCEFDLDMKILEVSPSIKDYTGWTRKELIGKEVSELFYDNGQINLLKEEIKNNGFLNDFEIELNSKNNKKIIGSIQGKIVSENAGDEEKMVFAIRDITKQKEMEKQIMRTERLAGVGQLAAGIAHEIRNPLGNISSAIQFCLEKYQPKEPLNQYLQIVLRNSESANQIIKELLEFANPRDIKFQHEDIKEILDKTVGLTQTRCEEKKIKVIKDYDKKIDKIAVDEKWIQQCFVNFILNAIDAVKKEGEIQISLEDYNDHIIIEFKDNGKGISQENLKKIFDPFFTTKSDGTGLGLAMALQIILAHSGNVDFESEEGVGTKVMVKLLKKAR
- a CDS encoding sigma-54 dependent transcriptional regulator, with product MNKILIIDDNQDMTFLLSNILKDKGYKVYVAGNGLQGYQKAKRNNPDLVLLDMRLPEMNGIEVLEKLMKLPKEMQVIMITAYADLNDAVKAMKLGAYDYVTKPFNNDELLLTIDNALRTINLSQEVKDLKKKLGQKTVSVKEIGDSSAIQNVFKQVDLIAKTNMSIILQGKSGSGKEVFANLIHQRSPRSGESFVAVDCGAIPANLLESEFFGHERGAFTGAYSTKSGKFEESDGGTLLLDEITNLPLDGQAKLLRAIETKQVRHLGGRNTIDFDVRLIATTNKNIKNEVIKGNFREDLYHRLNEFTITLPTLQERRDDIQTLAEVFLTEANEELEKKVKGFTKEAMKQMLNHEWPGNVRELKFTIKRAALLTNKDYIEPYHLSFALNYKFDSNTNSLLLENGLTFDELVEDYERKILENTLNKTERNKTKTAKMLGLNRKTLYRKLKALDIEL
- a CDS encoding response regulator, whose product is MSELKKIMVVEDNSDMQLMLKDILSDAGFMIDLAKCGEEAICLAERNKYDVVLLDKRLPDIDGFIVFNRIKQLDPKINVVILTAYGDKFIEKSSKQMGAFGYKTKPFVNSELIDIVQQAANH